In uncultured Bacteroides sp., the following proteins share a genomic window:
- a CDS encoding alpha-amylase family glycosyl hydrolase → MKKFHHLIGLFIVLVLFSCTPKKAITSDNSQSGVTHPEWSRNAVIYEVNLRQYTNEGTIKAFQTHLPQLKELGVDILWLMPVNPISELNRKGKLGSYYAVKNYKEVNPEFGTVADLKEMVKKAHEMGFKVILDWVANHTGCDNVWVKQHPDWYVKDSLGKIVSPFNWTDTYKLDYKKTEMRAAMIDAMKFWVKECDIDGYRCDVAFEVPTDFWNTVRKELDSIKPVFMLAEAEKPELTEKAFDMAYNWPLKDLMGKIAKGSNDTVKAQYVHKKADADLAANAVKNTLDIDKLLAHQDSVFPKDAYLMNHITNHDLNSWEGTEFVRLGDGVKAFAVLTYTLKGMPLIYTGQEVGMNRALKFFEKDKAPDWTKNEMFAFYKKLNELKHTQAALAAGEKGGEMVRYHTTSPNVFVFARKLAASEVLVYLNLSKEPVTLSFKNEAPKGEFKDYFVGKKATLPTNLAPWEYKIFVK, encoded by the coding sequence CAATCTGGTGTAACTCATCCCGAGTGGTCACGCAATGCTGTTATTTATGAGGTTAATCTCCGTCAGTACACTAACGAAGGAACAATCAAAGCATTCCAGACACATCTTCCTCAATTAAAAGAACTTGGTGTGGATATTCTTTGGCTGATGCCAGTTAATCCTATTTCAGAACTGAACAGAAAAGGAAAATTGGGCAGTTATTATGCTGTAAAAAACTATAAAGAGGTGAATCCTGAGTTTGGAACCGTTGCCGATTTGAAAGAAATGGTGAAAAAGGCTCATGAAATGGGCTTTAAAGTGATATTAGACTGGGTTGCCAACCACACCGGATGCGATAATGTATGGGTAAAACAGCATCCCGATTGGTATGTAAAAGATAGTCTGGGGAAAATAGTTAGTCCGTTTAACTGGACAGATACCTATAAGCTGGACTATAAAAAGACAGAAATGCGTGCTGCCATGATTGATGCAATGAAATTCTGGGTGAAGGAATGCGATATTGACGGATACCGTTGCGATGTGGCGTTTGAAGTTCCAACCGATTTCTGGAATACGGTGCGCAAAGAACTGGATTCTATAAAACCAGTGTTTATGCTGGCTGAGGCCGAAAAACCCGAACTTACCGAAAAAGCTTTCGATATGGCCTATAACTGGCCGTTGAAAGATTTAATGGGCAAGATTGCCAAAGGCTCTAACGATACTGTAAAAGCGCAATATGTTCATAAAAAAGCGGATGCGGATTTAGCTGCAAATGCCGTGAAAAATACGTTGGATATAGATAAACTTCTTGCTCATCAGGATAGTGTTTTCCCGAAAGATGCTTATCTGATGAATCATATAACGAACCATGACCTGAATTCATGGGAAGGAACAGAGTTTGTTCGCCTGGGTGATGGAGTGAAAGCTTTTGCGGTGCTTACTTATACACTGAAAGGTATGCCACTTATCTATACAGGACAGGAAGTTGGAATGAATCGTGCGCTCAAGTTCTTCGAAAAAGATAAAGCGCCGGACTGGACTAAAAATGAAATGTTCGCTTTCTATAAGAAGTTGAACGAGTTGAAACATACACAAGCTGCTTTGGCAGCCGGTGAAAAGGGTGGCGAAATGGTGAGATATCACACAACGTCTCCTAATGTATTTGTTTTCGCCCGTAAACTTGCGGCATCAGAAGTATTGGTTTATCTCAATCTCAGTAAAGAACCGGTTACTCTTTCATTTAAGAATGAGGCTCCAAAAGGAGAATTTAAAGATTACTTCGTGGGGAAAAAAGCAACTCTTCCCACTAATCTAGCTCCATGGGAGTATAAAATATTCGTGAAATAA